The following is a genomic window from Rhododendron vialii isolate Sample 1 chromosome 9a, ASM3025357v1.
AAGAGGGAGGGGCTACTCCAAAGAAGAAGATGGGGTTAAAAGATTGCTTCGAGAAGTATTTCTGCATTTGCAGCAAAAAAGCTAGCCTCATTAAACAGGCAAATCTTTATGGTATAGGAAAGGAAATAAACACATTGAAGGACAAGCTCAATGAGATCCAAAGAAATAGGGAAATTTTCAATACTGGAAGTATTGGTGATGCAAGACTAGGATCAGATCGCATGAATGAGACAACAAATTGGCTACGAAGAGAACGCCCATATGAAGATAATGATCACGTTGTAGGCTTCAAGGAGGATGCTGACAAACTGATGTTTGAACTTATCAGGGAAGTGAAAGATCGATATGTGATATCAATCGTGGGCACCGGAGGCTTGGGTAAGACAACTATAGCTCGGAAGCTTTACAACACTCTTAGTTTGACAAATAAATTTGACTGCTATGCTTGGGTTTCTGTGTCCAATGATTACAGCATCCAAGATCTTCTTCGAGCAACAATAAAATctttcaaaaaggaaatcacCACAGAGGAATTCAATCTTGTAGAGAGAAGATGAATAAAGATGATTTGGAGTCTTACGCATGTGATTACTTGAAAGGACGCCGATACTTAGTGGTGCTTGATGATGTATGGGACGTAAATTCTTGGGAAAGCTTGAGGAGAGCCTTTCCCAATGAGAATAACGGAGATAGAGTAATCATGACAACCCGAAACAAAGTTGTTGCTGAGCATTGCGATGAGAGGACATATGTTCATGAGCTCCCATTTTTTAAGGACGAAGAAAGTTGGGAGTTGTTTTGCAGTAAAGCATTTCCTAACTACGACAACGagattggaaacaaaaaaagtagTTGCCTTCCAAGCTTGGAGAGTTCGGCAAGAGAGATGCTCAGTAACTGTCGTGGCTTACCCCTGGCAATAGTTGTATTAGGTGGGCTATTGCGAAGAAAAGATCCTGACGAGTGGCCAAAGTTGAAAGAGCACATTTGGTGCCATGTAAGGGATGACTCAATTCATGTTGAACATATAATGGCTTTAAGTTTCAACGATTTGCCATATTTCTTGAAATCGTGCTTTCTTTACTTGGGTTTGTTTCCTGAAGACTTTGGAATTGATGCAGAGAGACTCTGTCGGTTGTGGGTGGCAGAGGGTTTCATTAAACGAGACGAAGAACCTTTTGAAGAGAAAGCAGAGGCATACCTGAAAGAGCTAATCGATAGAAGTTTGATTCAAGTGGTAGAAAGAAACTGGAAGAGAATCACAACATGTCGAGTGCATGATTTACTCCGCGATTTTGCAATCGAAAAGTCAAAGGAGCTAAATTTCCTTCATATCTATGAGGGATCACTCGCTCCCAGCAGTCGAAGACTAGCCTCTCATTGTGGATTTCAAAGGTTCGTTTCGTTGGATCATTCTGATTCCCGACTGCGAACTCTCTTGTTTTTCAATTTAGAAGGTGAATCCATGGAAATAGCACAGTTACAGTCCTTATGCAGGAAATTGAGATTATTGAGAGTGCTAGATCTTAAGGGCCTTCCATTCAATCCTCCTCAAGAGACAGAGAAGACAAGACTCCCTGATGAAATAGGAAAATTAATTCACTTAAGGTACCTGTCGTTACATAGCACCAAACTAAATGAGCTCTCACCATTCATAGGTAACTTGCATGCCTTACAAACCCTGGAACTAAGTCATGGCAGAGATCCCACTCAGTTACCTGATGAGATATGCAAAGCAAAGTAGTTGAGATATTTAGTTGGAAATTTCAAGTGGACAATTCGAGTGGACAATTTGACAAATCTTTGAACTCTCAAAGAGCTTTCGGTTGAGGGGCAGATGGAATTCAACTCAATGGATCTGATCAATCTTCACAAGCTTCATGTATGTTTTCAGGGAGATGGCAGTAGGTTCACACTAGACACTATTGGTGGTTTAAGAAGCCTCCAATGCTTGGATCTACAAGTTTTGCGAGGAGACTCTGATTGGCCGTTTCCCACATTGATATTGCACCCGCTTTCTCAGTGCCAACATCTCGTCCAACTGAGGTTACAAATCTTCAGGCAATGGAAGTTGCCAACAGAGGTGCACGAGTTCCCACCGAATCTCAAGTACCTCTACTTAGATGCAAGCTATCTCAGCGATGATCCTATGCCGATGTTGGAGAGACTTCCGAAATtgaaaattctcatttttctggGTTATTACGGAAAGAATATATTGGCTTGCACTGCTAGAGGATTCCCTCAACTCGAGATCCTACAACTTATGCATGGTAAATCGGCAGAGTTTCGAGTGGAAGAAGGGGGAATGCCTGTGCTTATGGGTTTCTTGTTATTAAAATTCCGCGTAAATTCGATCGCAGATAGACTACGTCCCTAAACCGCACCCCCCTTTGGATATTTTTAAGTGGGCTTACTAAAGTAACACTACATTGTTAGGCCATCCCcagtggtataaccaaaagacaattgttgttaaagttaacaatatttgtgcaaaaaatggctcacaatggtataatcaaacttagcaacatccttagaaataatcaaattttgggctttggataaccaaaactaacaacctttttcaataatcaaaatttgtaaaccccacactacataagttaactagttccaaaatttatatatacacttatttcaactactattttattcttctcttcttcacttcaaccacaaattgtttctctttcttttcctccaaaagtaaagctcatatttctcgatcatctataatttaactcatcgttgctAGATTAAgatattttactcttcttttacgtttctatttTTGGCTGCATTCTtataaatttaacttaaacttaacttaaatctgaaaattgtctttatttgaatttttttcgcattttttagttttgcatcaaacttttataggttattgattcgtttcaacgagaggaatcgggaaaagtaattttttttttacttttacccaagtattttgataaataatcactttttagcaaaaaaaattgatttttttgactaaaaagttgttattcatttttttgttcctctccctatggttgagtaaacaaagaaccttgcaaaaaaaaaaaaagagaaagaaccttgtatttttttccaaatttaataacacatctgaatttttttttttgaaagattaagagagtggtggatttgtgatataggttataggaataggaagaaaaaaaaatcgttgttgttttgatagataactctaggaagaacaccatatattcgatatatttttgcccaaaaaaaaacgtaatggagggaagtgaatggcgggaaacaaaaggggagagagagattgtgtgaaattgtagtggaccccttattttggttatggactaaaagtgaccattgtgaacctcaacattgttaagcttagcaatctcttaagtgaataatcaaaagctgatgtgtcaacttttgattatctatttttgattataccactgtggatggccttacatGGGGGTAATAGCAGGTGTTATTCAGGGGTGATTGCAAGTTTGggctttttttttccgtttcgcAAAGTATCGTTTGTGTAAACTTGTGAGGTTAATTTTTGTTGGTATCATTTGATAAGCTGGTGAAGCTTATGTATGTCTAATTaagttcgttttttttttttatattgggTTCAAGTGATATGGTGGACTCTCACGAGTAATTCCCGAAAGCATTAGGCCTTGTGCACGCACGGGCTGATCAATGAATTGTATAAACTTTcaatatttttcatcaaaaaaaaataataaaacgcAATTTTCTTCTCCAACTAATTGAGTTTCGAAGTTTCAACATGCATATCCTTGCAGAATTGTTAGTTTCCTGTTGTGATGCCTACTGGTCGTGGTCTTTTTAATCGTTGTAATCTtttttcaatgattaataaaattctcttttgccgattaaaaaacgAAATTTTACTTTAAGGTTTAGTCTGCACACTTGGAAACTCTGCAATTCATAAACTGGGGGAAGTCACAACAACTCATGCAGGATCATCAGTCcagataaaatagaaaaagatcATATCAAAAATAGTTCAAATTTGTTAAGTTCTACAATAGAAAGAGAAAACTACCGGGAAAGATAAATGGTTCGACGCAATCAACACACAGAGATAGAGAGCGCACGTCTGATTTTTGAGGTGATCCAATTTTTTCGACGAATCAGTGGTAAGTTTGGCAATGATCTCCACCaaatttagcaaaaaaatttagtaaTCTCAACAGAACCCCTCCTTTTTCGGCACATTTTAGCGTATAAATGTCAAATTCTAAGATGGAAATAGTATACAGAGAAATCTGTATGCTCTGTTTGGTTGAAATAAAAATCGAAAAAACGATATTTTCAATGGCTTCTCGAGTCGCCTTCTTTGTCATAGGactttcgttaatttttttccatGCGGATGCCGATGCCTCAAGCAGTACGATATCGCTCTCTCGCACGCACATTCATACCTGAATATTTCTGTAAATAATTGATCGATCTTGTCGAATTGTACGTTATATTTTTTCGTTGTCCGCAGAGGCTAAGTTTAGCTACTCGGACGAAACCGGCCCTGCGTTGTGGGGAGGCATGAGCGGCGACTACGATACGTGCAAGACCGGGAAATCGCAGTCTCCGATAGACATTGTGACGGACAAGGCTGTTCTTAATAAGAAGCTGAAACCGCTGAAGAGAGAGTATACTCCTACAAACGCTACTTTGATCAACCACGGCTACAGTCTTGAGGTACACAAGCATGCTTTTGCCCTAGATAGCTTCCATTTGGTTTAGAAAAAATTACCCGGCAACCAAGTTGCTTGGTAACGCTgagtaacggctaaaaagttgttgggtAATGGCTGAAAAGTTGACGAGAAACGCTGAGAACGTTTGTAAagatttcttgttttgttctgttttcaaAGAAACAAGAAGATATTAAAATCCAAAAGTACGAACGCACAGAAACTTGTCCACATATCCGGATTCGCCCGATGCTCGTGGATCCTTCGTTGTTTTATGAGATACACGTGCATTTGATGGTTGAATCTCGATCTATGTACATAAGATTATGTATTTCGACATGTGCAAATAAATCTATCAAAATCGTTGGGTGGTTTTGTAAGTTTTTAAgacaatgatttaaaaaaaaaaaggggtaacTGCGTAACTTTAAGGGCAAAAATCAAGTccagtaaattttctttgtttatttctaATGACATTTTAGAAGGCCAAAATTACATATTTTGTTCTCCAGTTACGTATATGCATTCCATCTATCAATTTGTGGGTTTACATTGACAACGTTTTAGCCTTGTAGCTAAATGAGGAATTCTTATTTTGCAGATGAAATTTACAAATGCTGGACCATTGATCCTGGATGGTAAAAACTACACCTTGTCTCAAATGCACTGGCATGCTCCCTCAGAACACACAATCAACGGTGCCTcgtatactctctctctctctctctctctctctctctctctctctcgtgtgcgCAAGTGCGTACAGTACGTCTAACCGGGAGCGGATTTAGAAAATCAAGTCAAAGTGGCAGATAGTAATTTTAACTTTGAACACCTATGTTAACAATTAGGCATAATATTATGAATAGTCAGTCTATGATAAATAAATTCGTTAGATGAGATTGTTTTTTGGGATGAAAAGCTCTATCAGACTATCACCATATAAATTATTTTGAGAGGctaaaaaagtaataaattaaCGTCATTGGTTAAGGGGATTATCTCTTTACTTCCAAGATATATAATGCTTACATATGGATTTTTATTGTTTCCGATGAGCTTTCCTTCTTTTTATCAcacagaggaaaaaaaaaaaaaaaaacgaaaacaagaGGTATTTTAGAATACATCATctatgaggagagagagaaagggaggtaCCATGACTCGAACTCCTGACCCGGGGAGCACCACTAAGGCGCCACCATCACGGAACTCAGAGCATTTGGTGCTTTGCAGAGcttcggttttttattttatagtctTAACTTTCAGGTCAACTTCAGTGAACAACATAACAATAACAGCTGtcagctcctctctctctctctctctctctctctctcagatgaGAATAGATTATGCGGTTTCAAAGGTGACTTagcgtgtgagatacacctcaCTTGATTCGGACGGAATGTGGTGCATCTGCATATTTTCACAAATAACAAGGTCGTTATGTGCCCATTTTTGACTCATAGGGGATGTATCTACACATGACCCGAACCACAAGGgatcaaagtggactttgccctagattttactccatccgtccccaTTTTTTAGTGCATCGTTCCATCCTAACCGGATTTTAAATTTGTTATATTTGTCAATTGATAATACTTTTTATatacaatataaatcttgtttgatagttttcgatttgtaatattaaacatttttttaaaaatcaccTAAACATTCTAGATTAtatgatataattaattgaaaattgGCACGGACTCTagaaaaagactaaaaaaattaggatggagggagtataactAAGTAGTGTTTAGAAGACTATCGTCAAAATAGATTGTGAATTGGTTTTTAActtttaccatgttgcccttAGTTATTTATTGAGGTAATTATAATGTATATGAATAAAAAGATGAGGTGTAATCCGTTCTTTACGTCCATATACAGGGGGAAATGATAATGAAAAAACTCAAATTCTCAAATTGTCTCTTCGTTGTGTAATTTTAAGAATGCATTCCCACCCATACTCCCAAACAAGGTCACAATCCCAAAATGCAAAATTTAGAACTCAAAAAACAGGCTCCCAAACGGGCTCATAGACGTCTATAAGGATGTCATCATTCCGTGTTTCTTCTTTCAGTCTTTGCAATAATTTTAaagatcaataaaaaataattgccgttcaaaagaaaaatttatgTGCAGGTACGATGCAGAGCTTCATCTTGTCCATCAGGCTAGCGATGGCAGCCTCGCAGTTATAGCCATCCTCTACAAAACTGGTGGTGCTGATCCAATTCTTGCCAAGGTCATCTCCTTAATTTGATCTactaggctctgtttgtttggacataaaatattttatcctttttctttgtttgactagaaaaggaggaaaatattttcaaggtaaaacattttgcacCAGCGGGGTGTGAAATTATTTTCCTCTAATTTTGGCCGTAAGTCATTTTTGCACATTTCAACCCCAATGGTCCGACATTTTCCGAAACCACGTgttctcttcctttcttctccCAAATCATATTAGATCcaaaaggagggagagagagagagagagagagagagagagagagagagagagagagagagagagagagagagagagagagagagagagagagagggcttacttgattaaaatatttctaAACCAATAATCTGCCATTGTATTGGAAAGTATATTAATTTTTCATGTGCCAACCAAAtaatagaaaataaaagtttaaaattttattttttaaaaaatattttacatgagaAACATCttacattgtaaaatattttactatatATTTGAAACAAACTGATTCCTAATTTCACTATATATTGATTAATCGTCCCTTTTTTAACAATGGAGTTATTTTGCGCTTCGTATATTTCAGGTACAAAGCAAATTAGATGAGCTAGCCAAGGAGAAATGTGGCGATGATGAAGAATCTCAGATCGCCGTCGGGACCTTTGATGCGTGGAAGCTGAGGCGAAACACGCGCAAGTATTACCGATACGTCGGTTCTCTCACCACGCCTCCGTGCTCCGAGAATGTCATCTTTCACGTCTTCCCTAAGGTACATACGTCGCGCACAAGGACACATTTTTGTAAACGATACGTACATGCAAAGAGCTTGATTATGGGTTAATTATAAAATGCAGGCGAGGTCGATATCGAAGGCGCAAGTTGAGGCTTTGAAAGCTCCCCTGCAGTCGACATCCAAGAGCAACAACAGGCCAGTGCAACCCTTGAACGGGCGAACGGTTGAGCTGTTCGACGAGCTCGGCTAGAAAGCAATGCGATTTATACGTCTTCGAGCGAAGTCGTGACCGTAAAAATGAGCTATACAAGCAGAAATTAACATAATTGTTCAATTTATTTTCGTTGTATGTAATGTGGTGATCAATTTATCATTCTGGAAATACTCTGAAATTCCTCTCCTTTACTATACAAAAATGTAAAAGAGAATGAGGTGATATTGCAAACGATTTCATCAAAGTTAAGAGTGATGATTgaactataattatttacttgTGGCCGCAAATAATTACAAGGGTTAAAGGCAAATATTCTAGTCCAATTGAGAAATggtgtcaaaattattttattttttcctgaCCACATCAAAATAACGGTTGAATTAATTTTCCTTactatgagattaaattctttccgcTGGCAATGAAAAGGTGGATTTTCCACCACCGGCCATTGTGGACTCCACATTGCGTTTATTGTTATAATCCAAACTGTTCATCTCGTAGTAAGGTGCTCACACTTTTTGCACATATTACACAATTGTTGTGTGGGTTTATTAACTCCTAACAATTGAACATTAatgtttttgtgatttttcagaagaaaaaaaaaaaggagagagaagaatacCAAGAATATATATAGGAGAGCGTTTCGCgaacacaaaaaaagacactccatctcaaccattgaagccAATGGTTGAGATTAGAAGTACACAAAATTACTCCtgaccgcgaagaattactcttggccgccaaTAATTATTCTTGGACGCGCATAATTATTCTTGGCCGTGCAGAATTGCGAGACAATGAGtcattctttgcggccaagagtaattctatgCGGCCAAAGGTAATTCTGCGCGACCAGAAGTACTTCTTTGTggtcaagagtaattctttgcggccacaAATGTTCTTACACATTTGACTAATAAAGCAGTTGGGTTGAGCACGTAACTTAAGCATGGGCATTCCTATTACGTTCCAAAGTGCGTTTAGGCACAGGCATCCGCTAGTCTTTCGATAAAACTTTGAGAACCATTACTATATATTAGCACGACAAGGCGACACTCTACTTTTATTATAGTTCTCCTCGTTGCGACCACAATGTTCAACAAGGTCATTGCGAGTGTATAATGGACTGCAAAAAGATCAAATCATTTGGTGGCG
Proteins encoded in this region:
- the LOC131301936 gene encoding putative disease resistance RPP13-like protein 3 → MNKDDLESYACDYLKGRRYLVVLDDVWDVNSWESLRRAFPNENNGDRVIMTTRNKVVAEHCDERTYVHELPFFKDEESWELFCSKAFPNYDNEIGNKKSSCLPSLESSAREMLSNCRGLPLAIVVLGGLLRRKDPDEWPKLKEHIWCHVRDDSIHVEHIMALSFNDLPYFLKSCFLYLGLFPEDFGIDAERLCRLWVAEGFIKRDEEPFEEKAEAYLKELIDRSLIQVVERNWKRITTCRVHDLLRDFAIEKSKELNFLHIYEGSLAPSSRRLASHCGFQRFVSLDHSDSRLRTLLFFNLEGESMEIAQLQSLCRKLRLLRVLDLKGLPFNPPQETEKTRLPDEIGKLIHLRYLSLHSTKLNELSPFIGNLHALQTLELSHGRDPTQLPDEICKAK
- the LOC131301938 gene encoding alpha carbonic anhydrase 1, chloroplastic-like produces the protein MSNSKMEIVYREICMLCLVEIKIEKTIFSMASRVAFFVIGLSLIFFHADADASSKAKFSYSDETGPALWGGMSGDYDTCKTGKSQSPIDIVTDKAVLNKKLKPLKREYTPTNATLINHGYSLEMKFTNAGPLILDGKNYTLSQMHWHAPSEHTINGASYDAELHLVHQASDGSLAVIAILYKTGGADPILAKVQSKLDELAKEKCGDDEESQIAVGTFDAWKLRRNTRKYYRYVGSLTTPPCSENVIFHVFPKARSISKAQVEALKAPLQSTSKSNNRPVQPLNGRTVELFDELG